From Streptomyces fungicidicus, one genomic window encodes:
- a CDS encoding molybdenum cofactor biosynthesis protein MoaE encodes MASTHDHPGEQAAQDPIKLISIRDTPLSVDEVLSAVGDDAAGGTALFVGTVRNHDGGADVDELGYSCHPSAEDVMRRIAEKVAAEHPVRALAAVHRVGDLRVGDLAVVVGVSCPHRGEAFEACRKLIDDLKHEVPIWKHQRFSDGTEEWVGA; translated from the coding sequence ATGGCATCGACGCACGATCACCCGGGTGAGCAGGCGGCACAGGACCCGATCAAGCTGATCTCGATCCGCGACACGCCGCTGTCCGTGGACGAGGTCCTCAGTGCGGTCGGCGACGACGCGGCCGGAGGGACGGCGCTGTTCGTGGGGACCGTGCGCAACCACGACGGGGGCGCCGACGTCGACGAGCTCGGCTATTCGTGCCACCCCAGCGCCGAGGACGTGATGCGGCGGATCGCCGAGAAGGTCGCCGCCGAGCACCCGGTGCGTGCGCTGGCCGCCGTGCACCGTGTGGGGGACCTCCGGGTGGGGGACCTCGCCGTGGTCGTCGGCGTGTCGTGCCCGCACCGGGGGGAAGCCTTCGAGGCCTGCCGGAAACTGATCGACGACCTCAAGCACGAGGTGCCCATCTGGAAGCACCAGCGGTTCTCGGACGGGACCGAGGAGTGGGTCGGCGCGTAG